One Zeugodacus cucurbitae isolate PBARC_wt_2022May chromosome 3, idZeuCucr1.2, whole genome shotgun sequence genomic region harbors:
- the LOC105217939 gene encoding vam6/Vps39-like protein produces the protein MHQAYNVHKILKQGVQIESIAAYDNNVILGTRSGQLIMYSVGEDGAVDMLMFNKNFSKKAIVQMQVIPAEHLLFVLTDNVVHVCDISQVGSNFTFIHSAMATKGCTLFALDVKPTKLPNGEMTTVIGICCAIKRQLQFFYWKQDKLNTFSFSIELKDVPKALCWVDDAVCIGFKDEYVIYNMLASKPEKHDLIVTSSSHSMDPCICLIKHKMLGVSKDLYLVPIDPSDYADEKLKAHSALEGAVGNVEVKNKPKLVMWSSPLLDIVWDEPYVIGRVANGIEVRSMETGSINKDTLVQTIPELNKTKLLARSGKGTIFAAAISELWCIRMVEVPTQRKILLQQKKFQLAIGLTKISEEPDDIKASTIREIHMRYARELFSNKQFSDSMKEFEKAAADPYDVIRLFPNLLQDQALKSTEVAVPAPPTPQLEEKDMEHALLALIEFLALARQKEVVKLRDTKSTSKSLLSIIDTTLLKCYLQTNDSLVAPLLRLNQCHLEESEKTLKKHDKISELIILYQMNGKHKKALELLKAQATVEGSSLYGYDRTIKYLQQLGSPQLSLIFEFCDWVLKEAPEEGLRIFTDNFIEVENLPRASVLDFLLSRHKALVIPYLEHVINVWKDSNTLLHNVLTKQYREKVHNLLEEVKKEETSDKSDAVESLQKYREKLCEFLKTSQNYSPEVVLKEFPTNELLEERALILGRLKEHEKVLAIYVQVLGNVQQAAEYCEANYEDDKNIFATLLTTLLNPARQPPYEDVELHPDFLRPNEDIILDLLNKYAEKIDPYVVIPLLPDDMPAQPLWNYLEIVLRAEMAEEHEREIMVGMLKAEIKRVRKEIQAEESKYVVLTEFTVCPQCKKRFTNPPAFVRYPNGEVVHLSCHDKYAQSSSTSSS, from the exons ATGCATCAAGCTTATAATGTACACAAAATTTTGAAGCAAGGTGTTCAAATAGAATCAATTGCCGCCTATg ATAACAATGTGATACTTGGCACACGCAGTGGTCAACTCATCATGTACTCCGTTGGCGAAGATGGTGCTGTGGATATGCTAATGTTTAATAAGAATTTCAGCAAAAAAGCAATAGTACAGATGCAGGTCATACCAGCGGAACATTTGCTTTTTGTGCTCACCGACAACGTAGTGCATGTTTGTGATATTAGTCAAGTCGGTAGTAATTTCACGTTTATACATAGTGCCATGGCTACAAAAGGCTGTACGCTCTTCGCTTTGGACGTAAAG CCCACGAAATTACCAAATGGCGAGATGACCACTGTCATTGGCATTTGCTGTGCAATAAAACGTCAATTACAATTCTTCTATTGGAAACAGGATAAGTTAAACACGTTCAGCTTTAGTATCGAACTAAAAGATGTGCCGAAAGCACTTTGCTGGGTGGACGATGCCGTTTGCATTGGCTTCAAGGATGAATATGTTATATACAAT ATGCTCGCTAGCAAACCTGAAAAACATGATTTGATTGTCACCTCGTCGTCACACAGCATGGATCCCTGTATTTGTCTTATAAAACACAAAATGCTTGGCGTCTCCAAAGATCTATATCTTGTGCCCATTGATCCTAGTGACTATGCTGATGAAAAACTAAAGGCGCACAGTGCATTGGAAGGAGCAGTTGGTAATGTTGAAGTTAAGAACAAACCCAAGTTAGTGATGTGGAGTAGTCCTTTGCTTGATATAG TTTGGGATGAACCCTATGTGATTGGACGTGTGGCAAATGGTATAGAAGTGCGCAGTATGGAAACCGGTAGCATTAATAAAGACACACTGGTACAAACCATaccagaattaaataaaacgaaactGTTAGCGCGCTCTGGCAAAGGTACCATATTTGCCGCAGCAATATCAGAGCTATGGTGTATACGTATGGTAGAAGTGCCGACGCAGCGTAAgattttgttgcaacaaaagAAATTCCAATTAGCCATTGGCTTGACG AAAATATCCGAGGAACCAGATGATATCAAAGCATCAACAATACGCGAAATACACATGCGTTATGCACGCGAGCTGTTCTCCAACAAACAATTTAGCGATTCCATGAAAGAATTTGAAAAAGCCGCTGCTGATCCATATGATGTCATACGGCTATTTCCAAATTTGCTACAGGATCAGGCGCTCAAGTCGACCGAAGTAGCCGTGCCCGCGCCACCCACACCACAGTTGGAGGAAAAAGACATGGAGCATGCGCTGTTAGCCTTGATCGAATTTTTGGCATTAGCACGCCAAAAAGAAGTTGTGAAGCTACGGGACACTAAAAGTACATCCAAATCACTATTGTCCATTATCGATACAACATTATTGAAATGCTATTTGCAG ACCAATGATTCACTTGTTGCGCCTCTACTGCGCTTGAATCAATGCCATTTGGAAGAGTCGGAAAAGACATTGAAAAAGCACGACAAAATATCGGAGTTGATTATACTGTACCAAATGAATGGGAAACACAAGAAAGCATTGGAACTGTTAAAGGCACAAGCTACCGTTGAAGGTTCGAGTCTGTATGGTTATGATcgtacaattaaatatttacaacaactggGCAGTCCACAATTGTcactaatttttgaattttgcgaCTGGGTGTTGAAGGAAGCACCCGAAGAGGGTTTACGTATTTTTACGGATAATTTCATTGAGGTGGAAAATTTGCCACGAGCTAGTGTGCTCGATTTCTTACTAAGCCGCCATAAGGCCTTAGTCATACCATATTTGGAACATGTTATTAATGTATGGAAGGACAGCAACACCTTATTGCACAATGTATTGACAAAACAATATCGCGAAAAGGTGCACAACTTGCTCGAAGAAGTAAAGAAAGAAGAAACGTCGGACAAGAG TGATGCGGTGGAAAGTTTGCAGAAATACCGTGAGAAGTTGTGTGAATTTTTAAAGACCTCACAGAACTATTCACCGGAGGTAGTACTGAAAGAATTCCCAACAAATGAACTGCTCGAGGAGCGTGCATTGATACTGGGACGCCTAAAAGAGCATGAAAAAGTATTGGCGATATATGTGCAAGTACTCGGTAATGTACAGCAGGCTGCTGAATATTGTGAAGCGAATTATGAAGACGACAAGAACATTTTTGCCACACTACTCACGACATTATTAAATCCTGCACGACAACCGCCATACGAAGATGTCGAATTACATCCTGATTTTTTACGACCCAACGAAGACATCATATTGGatttgctaaataaatatgCGGAAAAAATCGATCCATATGTAGTTATACCG TTACTGCCGGATGATATGCCAGCACAGCCCTTATGGAATTACCTAGAAATTGTATTGCGTGCCGAAATGGCGGAAGAGCATGAGAGAGAAATAATGGTTGGTATGCTCAAAGCAGAAATTAAGCGTGTGAGGAAAGAAATACAAGCCGAGGAGAGTAAATACGTCGTATTAACGGAGTTCACAGTGTGTCCACAGTGTAAGAAACGTTTCACAAATCCACCCGCTTTCGTACGTTATCCCAATGGGGAAGTGGTACATCTGTCTTGTCACGACAAATACGCGCAGTCGAGTTCGACTTCTAGTAGCTAG